TTTTCCGGAGGTCATGCCCCGTTCCCCTCATAGACCGCGCCGGGCTGAAAGCCCATGATGTGATAGCCCCAAGGAAACGATGAACCACCTTGTTGCCGCCGCCCTGAAAGGGAGGGATATATAATTCCATGATTGACGCCCGCAACGGTGGTGCCGCCCTTACAGGGCGGGGCGGCTTGCGGGAAACTTATTCCCGGGCCTTCAGCCCGGGCTATCACATGACGAGCCTTCGGCCCTTGGTTGCCATCCTCACCCACGAATTACCGTTCTGGTACTTCTTCAAGGTGCAGTTGGATTTATTGGACGCCTTTCCGGAGGTTATGCCCCGTTTCCCTCATGACGCTACACTCTTTCATCCCGTTCGGGATGTGTTTCAGAAAAATCCCAAAGGGATTTCGACCTCCAGCCCAACACCTGAGCCTGGCTGCGCAAGGGTTAAATCGCCGGGGGCAAAAGGGGCGGTGATTTAGTGCGGTTTAACTAATGAGGTAGCTCTGAAAGGCAAAACTTTTCACGATGTTGGCTGGCAAAATATCAGCGCCGACTGACGTCGAGCGGCTACGTAATTTTTGGAAATGTGGCGCGTATCCCGGTACACGGTCTGCCGCAACCCGTACCGGGTAGGCGGGGAATCGGGAGCGCGCCGCCCCACCCGGCGGGGGATTTGAGTCCAATACCATTTCCATTATTTAAATTTGAGTCTCCTTACGTCGTCTCCTACTATGCTTCCGGATGCGCGGGCTGACTCGGAAACATGAAAATCAAAATTGCGTCCGCGCCATTTTTGGCGTAGCGTCCCGGCATGTTTTCGCACGTTGTTATTTTTTGGGCGGACCCGCAAAAGCCGGGCGCGACACAGGCATTGCTGGATGGCGCCAATCAATATTTGAAGCCCATTCCAGGCGTGATCAATTTCCACGTCGGCAAAATGGTGCCCAGCCACCGGCCGGTGGTGGAGCAGTCCTATCAGGTGGCGCTGAACCTGACGTTCCTGGATAAGAAATCACAGGACGATTACCAGTTGCATCCGCTGCACATCGAGTTTGTGGAAAAGGCGTTCAAGCCCAACTGCGTCAAAGTCGTCGTGTACGATTTTGAATAAATTTCTGGTCAGTCACATTAAACCTCATTGGACTCGAGGTTGGCGCGCCGCCTTGATCCTGACGTTGCTCGGCGGGGTGCTCGCGGAAGCTGCGGAGTCCAAAGCGCCAAGCGCCCCGGTGGTTTTGTTGCGTGATCCGGGGTTCCAGCTAGGCTTCAAGGTGTGGAGCCCCAAGCCCGGAAAACACGTCGAATGCGGGCGCCTGCGCCCCAATCCAACGGCGGCAACGGAACCGATTTGGGGGCTGGCCCAGTGGAGCAGCAAATTTCCCCTGAGCGATCCTCAGCCGATCCGGATGAGTTCCGGCGCGCTGTGTTTTTCCAATGAGGCGAAGGCGGTCACGTTTGGGCCGCCAGGCACTGCGGAGGCCGATCTTTGGCTGGCGATTCATAGCGGACGCGAATATGGGGAACGGCTGCGCCAGAAAGGCGAGCCGTGGCCGCATTTGCTGATCGAACAGCGCGTTGATAATAGTCCGCCGCTAATCCAAATCGCCCAGCTTCACTTCCACCTGGAATACCGTCTCCACCATGTCGAAGCGTTTCAAAAGGAGGCCGCTCATCCCAATTTGCACGCGGCGCAACTGCTCGCCTACCTGAGCGTGCAAAATCTGAATAAACAATCCGCCGGATATGGCGATTACCTTTGGTTCGGCATCCCGCTCTACGACAGCCGGAATCGGGAATCCAAAACCTACGCGGCGATGGATACCGGCACCAAAAAGTTCATCTATACTCCCGCTGTAACCAATTACACCACCGTCAGCGCTCACAGCGGCGCCTGGGTCACCATTGATCGCGATTTGCTGACTTTGATTCGGCAAGGACTCAACACGGCATGGGGTCAGGACTTCCTGAAAAACTCCAGGGATTTGAACGACTTTCGCATAGGCGGCTTTAACCTGGGTTGGGAAATGCCCGGTTCCTTCAACGTCGAGGCGCAGATCCGGAATCTGGCGTTGGAGGCGAAATAGTTTTAATGCGGCTTATAATACCATTCCCGTCATCCAACTGCACTATTACCAATCAGCGAGTGGTTGCGTAATTAAAGGTAAGCCGACTGGGAAGTCGGCGACACAGCAGGTTTGGAAACCTGCGCTACGATGACAAAGCGTACGCCTGAGCAGTTACAAACTGGAAATGGTATAACACTACGGCAGAAAGAGGCATTCGCTCCGTGGCAAATCACGCGCGGGGATGAAACCGCCGGTGAATGTCGCGCAAGCGATTGCCCGTCACATGCGTGTACACCTGGGTGGTGCCGATGCTGACATGCCCCAGTAATTCCTGGATCACCCGCAAATCCGCGCCGTGCTCCAGCAGATGGGTGGCGAAGCTGTGCCGCAACATGTGCGGGGTGACGTTCTTGGTGATGCCGGAGCGACGCACCCGGTTCTTGATATGCACCCAGAGCGTCACTGGCGCAAACGGGGAACCGCGTTTGGTGAGAAAGACATTCGCTGGAGTGCGCTTGGTTACCAGCTTGGGACGGCCCGCTTGCAGGTAATTTTGCAACGCGGCAATGGCCTGGCTGCCGACCGGCACCACCCGTTCCTTGTTGCCTTTGCCGATGACCTGGATGAACCCGGCCTCCAAGTGCAGTTGTTCCAGGCGCAACCCGCAGAGTTCGGCACGGCGCAGGCCGGAAGCGTAAGCCAGTTCGAGAATGGCCTGGTCGCAAAGTGTCGCGGGTGTGGCCGGGATTTCCGGTTCGAGCAGTTGGTTGATTTCGCGGTCGGTCAGCGCTTTTGGCAGATGCAACCATCGCCGGGGAAAGGAGAGGTTCTCCGCCACATTCACCGGTACATGCCGCTCAGTTTCGGCAAAGCGGAAAAGCGCCCGCAACGCCGCAATTTCCAGATAGACGCTCTCGGAACTCAACTTGCGCGTTGACTCCTTTGGCTCGTTCACCAGGGATCGCTCGCGCTCGTGTTGCAGGTACTGCATGAGATGCGAAAGCGTGACCTGCTTCCAATCCGCCAGCCCCTGCGATTCCGCCCAGTGCACGAACTGCGCAAGCAGTAGGGCGTAGGTTTTTTGGGTGTTCTCCGATAACCCGCGCTCGTGGCGCAGGTAAACCAGAAAATCTTCCACCAGGTTTTGCATGGGCCTGTAAAAGGATGCGGTTATTTAATTTGCGTAGTTCCGCCCGGAACCAGCGTGGTTTCACGGCCTTTCCAGCGGAACACGCCTTTCACGCCGGCGGGCAGGGTGAGGTTTCCGGCGCAGGTGCCCTGCGCGTGATCGGGTTTGAGACTTAAACCACATGGATGTTCATGACGTGTCATGAAGAATGACATATCCGGGATACCCAAGAGAGTCAAGTGATGGCGGTGGCCCGCCTTGACTCGCCAGTCGTTCGCGCCTACCCTGAGTCTGTTGCAGGGGAGCCACCCAGCCGCGTGGTGCGGCCAAGGCTGAGAGTTTTGCGCGGGGGCGCAAGAGACCCGTTGAACCTGATCCAGATAATGCTGGCGAAGGGAATGATGTTTCTATAAGTCCATTCTCTTCCCGCCTTAAGATCGAAACCTGAACGTAACGAATGATTGCGACCAAAAACTCGCTGCCGAGCGCCGAGCCATTGCCGAATTCCCGGCGCGTGTATGTCTCCGGGAAAATACATCCGGATATCCGGGTGCCAATGCGTGAAGTCACGGTCCAAGCCACCCAACGCCTGGATGGTTCGCAGGCGGCCAATCCGCCCGTGCGAATGTACGACGCCAGCGGACCATGGGGCGACCCGGAGTT
The Verrucomicrobiota bacterium DNA segment above includes these coding regions:
- a CDS encoding Dabb family protein, with the protein product MFSHVVIFWADPQKPGATQALLDGANQYLKPIPGVINFHVGKMVPSHRPVVEQSYQVALNLTFLDKKSQDDYQLHPLHIEFVEKAFKPNCVKVVVYDFE
- a CDS encoding tyrosine recombinase is translated as MQNLVEDFLVYLRHERGLSENTQKTYALLLAQFVHWAESQGLADWKQVTLSHLMQYLQHERERSLVNEPKESTRKLSSESVYLEIAALRALFRFAETERHVPVNVAENLSFPRRWLHLPKALTDREINQLLEPEIPATPATLCDQAILELAYASGLRRAELCGLRLEQLHLEAGFIQVIGKGNKERVVPVGSQAIAALQNYLQAGRPKLVTKRTPANVFLTKRGSPFAPVTLWVHIKNRVRRSGITKNVTPHMLRHSFATHLLEHGADLRVIQELLGHVSIGTTQVYTHVTGNRLRDIHRRFHPRA